The Rhineura floridana isolate rRhiFlo1 chromosome 8, rRhiFlo1.hap2, whole genome shotgun sequence genome includes a region encoding these proteins:
- the LOC133363331 gene encoding endogenous retrovirus group 3 member 1 Env polyprotein-like, with translation MASLPLCRICIKTVRNHNNIQDTIDYQSKFSCKGTTVACQFRNVSYSACTQGNQTTCYDPKENPDHWWLQVREGTQSGRVLSQIRLATPNTKAWIKIEPCEISKWPDQCGGYDWEKTYTWNDKYICPEKGISTECTNQCPYWNCVGWATWQTTGINAHLSKVTVRSDCGPRKCNYVNFTINNPQAFLSKFGQHFGLRIHGRGKDPLGLFYLKLVQLTQAGHTLQQTFFSEFWEEIKTPFQVPEVARNLFITFAETVATTLNISNCYVCGGTQIGDHWPWEAAELDVSQPYNTTNVSNPHSQWILKATLVGRWCVQRISPRAPQIGQMPCETMTILNQSTVSYWPNVSMIPVNLLWTLELKLRLNLSVVNNNSWKALPGFYWVCGKYAYSKLPEPWEGTCTLGEVRPSFFLIPLSAGVRLGHPVYDRKKRMTIKIGDWKDDEWPPERIVQYYGPATWAQDGSYGYRTPIYMLNRIIRLQAVLELITNETARALTVLSKTQTQLRNAVYQNRLALDYLLAAEGGVCGKFNLTNCCLHIDDNGKVIEDITDKIIKLAHVPVQTWKGFEWAKGLGPWFQWVGGIRGIIGIIIVGILMCVLLPCILPLIMQGLRNMMENIADRRTAVQLMALYEYRSKATCENDTP, from the coding sequence aTGGCTTCCCTCCCATTATGCAGGATTTGTATTAAGACTGTCAGGAACCATAACAATATCCAGGACACTATAGATTATCAGAGTAAATTCAGTTGTAAAGGAACAACTGTCGCTTGCCAGTTTCGTAACGTTAGTTACTCAGCCTGTACTCAGGGAAATCAGACAACTTGCTATGACCCCAAAGAAAATCCTGATCATTGGTGGCTCCAGGTAAGGGAAGGCACGCAGAGTGGACGGGTGCTCTCCCAAAttaggttagccacccctaatACTAAAGCGTGGATCAAAATTGAGCCTTGTGAGATTTCAAAATGGCCTGACCAATGTGGAGGTTATGATTGGGAAAAGACCTATACATGGAATGACAAATACATCTGCCCGGAAAAAGGAATAAGTACTGAATGCACGAATCAATGTCCTTACTGGAACTGTGTGGGCTGGGCCACCTGGCAAACTACCGGGATAAATGCTCATCTTTCTAAGGTCACAGTACGAAGTGACTGCGGGCCTCGGAAGTGTAATTATGTAAATTTTACTATTAATAATCCACAGGCCTTTCTGAGTAAGTTTGGGCAACACTTTGGGCTACGCATTCATGGCCGGggaaaggacccattaggattaTTTTATCTGAAACTCGTCCAATTGACACAGGCAGGTCATACCTTGCAGCAGACCTTCTTCTCCGAATTCTGGGAGGAAATAAAAACCCCTTTTCAGGTGCCTGAAGTGGCCAGaaatttgtttattacttttgcaGAAACTGTTGCCACCACTTTAAATATCAGCAACTGTTATGTTTGTGGGGGGACTCAGATTGGAGATCACtggccctgggaagctgctgAGTTGGATGTTAGTCAGCCCTATAACACTACCAATGTCTCAAACCCCCACAGTCAATGGATATTGAAGGCTACCCTTGTTGGTCGTTGGTGCGTACAAAGAATCTCCCCCAGAGCCCCGCAGATAGGTCAGATGCCTTGTGAGACCATGACCATTTTGAATCAGTCCACTGTTAGTTATTGGCCCAATGTCTCTATGATTCCGGTTAACCTGTTATGGACATTGGAGTTAAAGTTAAGATTAAATTTATCAGTTGTTAACAATAATTCCTGGAAAGCATTGCCAGGGTTTTACTGGGTTTGTGGGAAATATGCTTATTCCAAACTACCCGAACCCTGGGAGGGAACTTGTACCCTAGGAGAGGTCAGACCATCCTTCTTTCTCATCCCTCTCAGTGCAGGGGTTCGGTTGGGACATCCAGTGTATGATAGAAAAAAAAGAATGACGATTAAGATTGGTGACTGGAAGGATGATGAGTGGCCCCCTGAGAGAATAGTCCAGTACTATGGACCTGCGACCTGGGCCCAGGATGGGTCTTATGGGTACAGGACCCCAATTTACATGTTGAATAGAATAATTCGGTTACAGGCGGTGCTTGAACTTATAACGAATGAAACTGCAAGAGCCTTGACTGTCCTGTCTAAAACACAGACCCAGCTTAGGAATGCTGTATATCAAAACAGGCTCGCCCTCGATTACCTGTTGGCAGCGGAAGGAGGAGTCTGTGGGAAGTTTAATTTGACTAATTGCTGTCTACACATTGATGATAATGGAAAAGTAATAGAAGACATAACTGATAAAATAATTAAGCTTGCACATGTGCCTGTGCAAACATGGAAAGGATTTGAGTGGGCGAAAGGATTGGGCCCATGGTTCCAATGGGTAGGAGGGATACGAGGTATCATTGGAATAATAATTGTGGGAATTTTGATGTGTGTTTTGTTACCTTGTATTTTACCTCTGATTATGCAAGGGCTAAGAAACATGATGGAAAACATAGCAGACAGGAGAACAGCAGTACAGCTTATGGCGTTGTATGAATACAGATCCAAAGCTACATGTGAGAATGATACTCCCTGA